From Haemorhous mexicanus isolate bHaeMex1 chromosome 2, bHaeMex1.pri, whole genome shotgun sequence, the proteins below share one genomic window:
- the VTCN1 gene encoding V-set domain-containing T-cell activation inhibitor 1 isoform X2 gives MTTVIVILAAVIALIIGFGVSGKHSISVTALTSAGNIGQRSVLGCSFEPNIRMDSIAIQWAKEGVAGLVHEFKGGKDDLQEQDPSFQGRTAVFADQVIGGNASLELRDVQLSDAGTYHCSVTTARGSGAAVLRYRTGAFSMPVVQVEHSSHGATLQCEAPRWFPRPALRWTACGDTGEPLPLTATTSYELNPENITVKVVSLLHNITANATYTCVIENSIAKAVVNMRVTDFSFTKVSNLQLLNLNAESVSSSFPACHWMLLLPLYLLSI, from the exons ATGACTACAGTCATTGTCATCCTGGCTGCAGTGATCGCCCTGATCATTGGTTTTGGTGTCTCAG GAAAACACTCCATCAGTGTGACGGCGTTGACGTCTGCAGGGAACATTGGCCAGCGCAGCGTCCTGGGCTGCTCTTTCGAGCCCAACATCCGGATGGACAGCATTGCAATCCAGTGGGCCAAGGAGGGGGTAGCTGGGCTGGTTCACGAGTTTAAGGGTGGGAAGGACGACCTGCAAGAGCAGGATCCGTCATTTCAGGGCCGCACGGCCGTGTTTGCAGACCAGGTGATCGGCGGGAATGCTTCCCTGGAGTTGAGGGATGTGCAGCTCTCCGATGCTGGCACCTACCACTGCTCTGTCACCACAGCCAGAGGGAGTGGGGCAGCAGTGCTGCGGTACAGGACAGGAG CCTTCAGCATGCCCGTGGTGCAGGTGGAGCACAGCAGCCATGGGGCCACGCTGCAGTGCGAAGCCCCGCGCTGGTTCCCTCGCCCTGCCCTGCGCTGGACGGCCTGCGGTGACACTGGGGAGCCCCTGCCCCTTACTGCCACCACCAGCTACGAGCTGAACCCCGAAAACATCACTGTGAAGGTGGTTTCCCTCCTGCACAACATCACTGCTAATGCCACCTACACCTGCGTGATTGAAAACAGCATTGCCAAGGCTGTGGTCAACATGAGAGTGACAG ATTTCAGCTTTACAAAGGTGAGCAACTTGCAGTTGCTGAACCTGAATGCAGAGTCAGTGTCATCCTCCTTTCCAGCCTGTCACTGGATGCTTCTGCTTCCCTTGTACCTGCTGTCAATATAA
- the VTCN1 gene encoding V-set domain-containing T-cell activation inhibitor 1 isoform X1, whose amino-acid sequence MASQGQVIFWSMTTVIVILAAVIALIIGFGVSGKHSISVTALTSAGNIGQRSVLGCSFEPNIRMDSIAIQWAKEGVAGLVHEFKGGKDDLQEQDPSFQGRTAVFADQVIGGNASLELRDVQLSDAGTYHCSVTTARGSGAAVLRYRTGAFSMPVVQVEHSSHGATLQCEAPRWFPRPALRWTACGDTGEPLPLTATTSYELNPENITVKVVSLLHNITANATYTCVIENSIAKAVVNMRVTDFSFTKVSNLQLLNLNAESVSSSFPACHWMLLLPLYLLSI is encoded by the exons CATGACTACAGTCATTGTCATCCTGGCTGCAGTGATCGCCCTGATCATTGGTTTTGGTGTCTCAG GAAAACACTCCATCAGTGTGACGGCGTTGACGTCTGCAGGGAACATTGGCCAGCGCAGCGTCCTGGGCTGCTCTTTCGAGCCCAACATCCGGATGGACAGCATTGCAATCCAGTGGGCCAAGGAGGGGGTAGCTGGGCTGGTTCACGAGTTTAAGGGTGGGAAGGACGACCTGCAAGAGCAGGATCCGTCATTTCAGGGCCGCACGGCCGTGTTTGCAGACCAGGTGATCGGCGGGAATGCTTCCCTGGAGTTGAGGGATGTGCAGCTCTCCGATGCTGGCACCTACCACTGCTCTGTCACCACAGCCAGAGGGAGTGGGGCAGCAGTGCTGCGGTACAGGACAGGAG CCTTCAGCATGCCCGTGGTGCAGGTGGAGCACAGCAGCCATGGGGCCACGCTGCAGTGCGAAGCCCCGCGCTGGTTCCCTCGCCCTGCCCTGCGCTGGACGGCCTGCGGTGACACTGGGGAGCCCCTGCCCCTTACTGCCACCACCAGCTACGAGCTGAACCCCGAAAACATCACTGTGAAGGTGGTTTCCCTCCTGCACAACATCACTGCTAATGCCACCTACACCTGCGTGATTGAAAACAGCATTGCCAAGGCTGTGGTCAACATGAGAGTGACAG ATTTCAGCTTTACAAAGGTGAGCAACTTGCAGTTGCTGAACCTGAATGCAGAGTCAGTGTCATCCTCCTTTCCAGCCTGTCACTGGATGCTTCTGCTTCCCTTGTACCTGCTGTCAATATAA
- the CTC1 gene encoding CST complex subunit CTC1, with translation MAAPGAAEQRWLRTARDFVRRALPGPDGQEAAALEAVLRCLRSAGGGTLPLGYSFISISDLQHQQHIPCCSHLSWSTNEFKEWSHQGQGALHMQQTLPRTYLILVGYLADGRQENKEKLVDGCLYVKDNTGIIPCELLHFELDWLDSLFVFPSWSYIPQTDQSAAGYLEILVDPLPVNAPKDVLHSIPVTSPVPAEPLLTSRIPCKKRSKLTVAGELTRLGPLLRVHHKTFFFLFLKCFASAVCVPVLVQKPSQLLWHRVFQLGHTYTVTGLSMSSLKKSGQMMFVTSASSCLLPYCAGQVREQPLNSASQGESTQSSSLETADQLSCSLQLGAEEDRPRPTKESKIISYVGFVTKVLNVQAGLFLLDNQVCLCLAYQPLLNSARGLRPGACVELINVHLLQKPLASFPFTVLGACLNSMVVLKSFSRLSTPYQPLASSGNLCLQLLFRFNLGMPLYLWLVSLLETFEERFSCFFGRRRLLSSMHQNPGVAEKFLVPLLQAMVPEREEGRDIYNEILSKIHQCPLQKYLTLNPPCQAPSLSAVCRVAEQKSWEGFSPSQLLSPLEAQHMGSQELNRRLAWSYCTLSAESFQPQLILLGVLRVSSRSSSLLLQDKSSALRCVISRKDGSPFAQTALIGSLLQVENYQLVVERFLKTDFPSWEHLENLEHLREKKTSVYVQFYLEDVQVLYAAEEQIQKGLRSGNRSSLRNKKDGSTTSELETPEAKMLKLEDPKADTGRDENCQGGPGSPRTMSCVSHLFLVTQKEGLMSRNYQLPPEGDKEAHELQRSFQATVLWLGRPQLWSHPRETGNLLELEETGCDGKEGVTQQEALLLFMGKSLRWFPFLHVDGLYRFTVPCCSDLEVFYKLCSPPVPATFLSRPSCPLCVLVQDSWHLQHETWISCLPEHQLTALSVLTGMDQRTASIPEVLSSSFTGSLVSFCGEIVERTLCASPKNEKPPGHPKQTGTLLSRDHSVKLSISAAPGSPVVMDIYITATYLQHLRGLLPGAKILFQNLERKISRFHNVYCTYIASSCVSILSLPASHLPFPFGPAGEASSPSLVFLSSLRPQLQNVAQARILCHLSCVLTVCLQWVCSLCSCIFKEGRCTRHNPPCPSQTGVRQASARVLVEDGTGEAVVLCRNEHVAAVLGLSLLEWEAVQNCVQSKGSVCIQHGEAPGTGCLEEPEDLVACYLRSLCRSPLICRPILLDFSLDRKPSKILQPAPLQLRNFRCGEVEFVSRVEPRLSLLCLKVEEVGQDTLHYLNSQRMSRTSSSC, from the exons ATGGCGGCGCCCGGCGCGGCG GAGCAGCGCTGGCTACGGACGGCTCGGGACTTCGTTCgccgggcgctgccggggccggacgggcaggaggcagcagcgcTGGAGGCGGTGCTGCGGTGCCTGCGGAGCGCGGGCGGCGGGACGCTGCCTCTCGGCTACAG tttcatcTCCATCTCTGAcctgcagcatcagcagcacATACCATGCTGCAGCCACCTGAGCTGGAGCACTAATGAATTTAAGGAATGGTCTCATCAAGGACAAGGTGCTTTACACATGCAGCAGACTTTGCCAAGGACTTACCTGATCCTGGTTGGCTATTTAGCAGATGGAaggcaagaaaacaaagaaaagctggTAGATGGTTGCCTATATGTGAAGGACAATACTGGGATAATCCCATGTGAG CTCTTGCACTTTGAACTGGACTGGCTGGACTCactgtttgtcttcccaagctGGTCATATATCCCACAGACAGACCAGAGTGCAGCAGGGTACTTGGAAATCCTGGTCGATCCATTGCCAGTGAATGCCCCCAAGGATGTACTGCACAGCATTCCAGTcacctccccagtgccagctgagCCACTGCTTACCTCCAG GATTCCATGTAAGAAAAGATCAAAGCTTACTGTAGCAGGGGAATTGACCAGACTCGGGCCTCTCCTTCGTGTTCACCACAAGacattcttttttctgtttctgaagtgCTTTGCATCTGCTgtttgtgtccctgtgctggtgcaA AAACCCAGCCAGCTGCTGTGGCATCGTGTCTTCCAGCTGGGTCACACGTACACAGTCACAGGCCTGAGTATGTCCAGCCTGAAGAAATCTGGACAAATGATGTTCGTCACCAGTGcttcttcctgccttttgcCCTACTGTGCAGGGCAAGTGAGGGAGCAGCCTCTGAACAGTGCTTCACAAGGAGAATCCACTCAGTCTTCTTCCCTTGAGACTGCTGACCAGCTCAGTTGCTCCTTGCAGCTGGGGGCTGAAGAGGACAGGCCAAGACCAACCAAAGAGTCCAAGATCATCTCCTATGTG GGATTTGTCACCAAAGTACTCAATGTCCAAGCTGGTCTCTTTTTACTGGATAACCAAGTCTGCTTGTGCCTTGCTTACCAGCCACTGCTGAACTCTGCACGGGGCCTGCGACCAGGAGCCTGTGTGGAG CTCATCAACGTCCACCTCCTGCAGAAGCCTCTGGCGTCCTTCCCTTTCACTGTGCTCGGTGCTTGCCTGAACAGCATGGTTGTGCTGAAGAGCTTCTCAAGGCTCAGCACCCCCTACCAGCCACTGGCCTCTTCGGGAAATCTCTGCTTACAGCTGCTCTTCCGCTTCAATCTGGGAATGCCGCTGTACCTCTGGCTGGTGAGCCTCCTGGAGACTTTTGAGGAGAG gttttcttgtttctttgggCGCCGTCGATTGCTTAGCTCTATGCACCAAAACCCTGGAGTTGCTGAAAAGTTCCTTGTCCCCCTTCTGCAAGCTATGGTGccagagagagaagaaggaagagataTTTATAATGAAATTCTATCAAAAATACACCAGTGTCCCCTGCAGAAA TATTTGACTCTGAACCCTCCATGCCAGGCCCCATCTCTGTCTGCAGTTTGCCGTGTGGCAGAGCAGAAAAGCTGGGAAGGCTTCAGTCCATCACAGTTGCTTTCCCCCTTGGAGGCACAGCATATGGGCAGCCAGGAGCTCAATCGCAGACTGGCCTGGTCCTACTGCACACTCTCAGCAGAAAGTTTCCAGCCCCAACTG ATACTCCTGGGTGTGCTGAGGGTCTCCTCCAGGAGCagttccctcctgctgcaggacaaGAGCAGCGCACTTCGCTGTGTGATCTCCCGTAAGGATGGCAGCCCCTTTGCTCAGACTGCTCTCATAG GATCACTCTTGCAGGTGGAAAACTACCAGCTTGTAGTGGAGAGATTCCTCAAGACTGATTTTCCCTCCTGGGAGCACCTGGAAAATCTGGAGcatctgagagagaaaaaaactaG TGTCTATGTGCAGTTCTACTTGGAGGATGTGCAGGTTCTCTATGCTGCTGAAGAACAAATCCAGAAAGGCCTTAGGAGTGGAAACCGCTCCTCTTTGAGGAATAAGAAAGATGGCAGCACAACATCTGAGCTGGAAACCCCAGAGgcaaaaatgctgaaattggAGGATCCCAAGGCAGATACTGGCAGAGATGAGAACTGTCAGGGGGGCCCGGGCAGCCCCAGAACAATGAGCTGTGTATCTCACCTGTTCTTGGTTACCCAGAAAGAGGGTCTCATGTCACGCAATTACCAGCTGCCCCCAGAAGGAGATAAAGAAGCACATGAGCTGCAGCGCAGTTTCCAAGCCACAGTGCTGTGGCTGGGCAGACCACAGCTCTGGAGTCACCCCAGAGAAACTGGGAACCTAttggagctggaggagactgGCTGTGATGGAAAAGAGGGTGTGACGCAGCAAGAA GCACTACTGCTGTTTATGGGGAAGTCTCTGCGATGGTTTCCATTCCTGCACGTGGATGGACTGTATCGCTTcactgtgccctgctgctcG GACCTGGAAGTGTTCTACAAGCTCTGTTCTCCACCTGTGCCAGCAACATTCCTGAGCAGGCCATCGTGCCCCCTGTGCGTGCTTGTCCAAGATAGCTGGCACTTACAGCATGAGACCTGGATCTCCTGTCTGCCTGAGCACCAG CTGACAGCCCTGTCAGTGCTGACAGGCATGGACCAGAGAACTGCCTCCATTCCAGAAGTGCTTAGCAGCAG TTTCACAGGTTCTCTTGTTTCTTTCTGTGGTGAGATCGTGGAGAGGACCTTGTGTGCCTCTCCCAAGAATGAGAAGCCACCTGGCCATCCAAAGCAGACAG GGACTCTGCTGTCCAGGGATCACAGTGTGAAGCTCAGcatctcagctgctccaggctcccctGTTGTGATGGACATTTACATTACTGCCACCTacctgcagcacctcagggGCTTGCTACCTGGAGCCAAGATACTCTTCCAGAACTTGGAACGCAAGATCTCAAG ATTCCATAATGTTTATTGCACATACATTGCCTCCAGCTGTGTGAGCATCCTATCTCTGCCAGCTTCTcacctgccttttccttttgg TCCTGCAGGAGAAGCCTCATCCCCCTCTCTAGTGTTTCTATCCAGCTTGAGACCTCAGCTGCAAAACGTGGCCCAGGCCCGGATTTTATGCCACTTGTCCTGTGTACTGACTGTGTGCCTGCAATGGGTTTGCTCACTTTGCAGCTGTATCTTCAAAGAG GGGAGGTGCACCCGACACAATCCTCCATGTCCATCACAAACAGGAGTGAGGCAAGCCAGTGCACG GGTGCTGGTGGAAGACGGAACAGGTGAAGCTGTGGTGCTGTGCAGGAATGAACatgtggcagcagtgctgggcctGAGCCTTCTCGAGTGGGAAGCTGTGCAGAACTGTGTGCAGAGCAAGGGCAGCGTGTGCATTCAGCATGGGGAAGCTCCTGGAACAGGG TGTCTAGAGGAACCTGAGGATCTTGTTGCTTGTTACCTAAGGAGTCTGTGCAGAAGTCCTCTCATATGTCGCCCTATCCTGTTGGATTTCAGCCTAGACAGGAAGCCCTCCAAGATCCTGCAGCCTG ctcccctgcagcTGCGGAATTTTCGCTGTGGTGAAGTGGAGTTCGTGTCACGAGTGGAGCCTCGTCTGAGCCTGCTGTGCCTGAAGGTGGAGGAAGTGGGACAGGATACCTTACACTACCTGAATAGCCAGAGGATGAGCAGGACATCCAGTTCCTGCTGA